From Halapricum desulfuricans, a single genomic window includes:
- the trxA gene encoding thioredoxin — protein sequence MSEADDIEEIKKQKMEELQSEGTETDAEAPEEPIHVESSDHYQEILEDHDVVLVDFYADWCGPCQMLEPITEDIAAETDAAVAKVDVDAHQQLAAEYGVRGVPTVVLAVDGETAEQMVGVRDKSHYVSQIQQHT from the coding sequence ATGAGTGAAGCAGACGACATCGAGGAGATCAAGAAACAGAAGATGGAAGAGCTACAGTCCGAAGGAACGGAGACGGACGCGGAGGCGCCTGAGGAGCCGATTCACGTAGAAAGCTCCGATCACTACCAGGAGATCCTCGAGGACCACGACGTCGTCCTCGTCGACTTCTACGCCGACTGGTGTGGCCCGTGCCAGATGCTCGAGCCGATCACCGAGGACATCGCCGCCGAGACCGACGCTGCCGTCGCGAAGGTCGATGTCGACGCCCACCAGCAGCTTGCCGCGGAGTACGGCGTCCGCGGCGTTCCGACCGTGGTGCTGGCAGTCGACGGCGAGACGGCCGAGCAGATGGTCGGCGTCCGCGACAAGTCCCACTACGTCTCCCAGATTCAGCAGCACACGTGA
- a CDS encoding MaoC family dehydratase, with product MPRYFEDISVGDTESFGAYTVTREEIIEFARQYDPQPFHVDSEAAAQSPFGGLVASGWHTAAMTMRVLVDGFLAESESRGALGVDELRWYDPVRPGDTLTAETEVIATEPWDDNYGKVEVRVETLVESDVVCSMIGLILFAKREV from the coding sequence ATGCCCCGCTATTTCGAGGACATCTCCGTCGGAGACACGGAGTCGTTCGGTGCCTACACGGTCACCCGCGAGGAGATTATCGAGTTCGCCCGCCAGTACGACCCCCAGCCGTTTCACGTCGACAGCGAGGCGGCCGCACAGTCCCCGTTCGGGGGGTTGGTCGCCAGCGGCTGGCACACCGCCGCGATGACGATGCGAGTGCTCGTCGATGGCTTCCTGGCGGAGAGCGAATCACGGGGCGCGCTGGGCGTGGACGAACTCCGGTGGTACGACCCGGTCCGCCCGGGCGATACGCTGACTGCGGAGACAGAGGTGATCGCCACGGAGCCCTGGGACGACAACTACGGAAAGGTCGAGGTCCGCGTCGAGACGCTCGTCGAGAGCGATGTCGTCTGTTCGATGATCGGGTTGATCCTGTTCGCAAAGCGGGAAGTCTGA
- a CDS encoding ATP-binding cassette domain-containing protein codes for MSEPLLSVDDVSAAFGDARVLDSVSLAVRRGEFVGLVGPNGAGKTTLLRTINGVRDPDEGTVSVDGDRRADCSAREWSRRVATVPQDTSVSFSFRVADIVEMGRAPHRRRTQFGTTETDRRRIEDALELTNTADMRDRPIDELSGGERQRVFVARALAQDTPLLALDEPTASLDVNHQVEILRLVRELVGEGRAALAAIHDLELAARFCDRLALLSDAGIRAVGPPESVLRSEVLDPAFETTTATATNPVTGTPTVTAGAGDGTVVDGLGVDARRVHVVGGGQAGARAIATLRDAGHEPSAGVLRDGDLALETARSLDVPVATTPAVGPADPDAIAAAHDLAADAAVLVFADADIGPRQWTLDLAEGAPSTVLIEARPLAERLHAGERARGRYERLRERSETADLDALPSAVDTAVATAERPADD; via the coding sequence GTGAGCGAGCCGCTGCTCTCGGTTGACGACGTCTCGGCCGCGTTCGGCGACGCTCGCGTACTCGACTCGGTCTCGCTGGCCGTCCGGCGCGGGGAGTTCGTCGGACTGGTCGGGCCGAACGGTGCTGGCAAGACGACGCTGCTGCGGACGATCAACGGCGTCCGCGACCCCGACGAGGGGACGGTCAGCGTCGACGGTGACCGACGGGCCGACTGTTCGGCCCGCGAGTGGAGCCGCCGGGTCGCGACCGTGCCCCAGGACACCAGCGTCTCCTTCTCGTTTCGCGTCGCGGACATCGTCGAGATGGGGCGGGCGCCACACCGTCGGCGCACGCAGTTCGGCACTACCGAGACCGACCGCCGGCGCATCGAGGACGCTCTGGAGCTGACCAACACCGCTGATATGCGGGACCGACCGATCGACGAACTCAGCGGCGGCGAACGCCAGCGGGTGTTCGTCGCTCGCGCGCTCGCTCAGGACACGCCCCTGCTCGCGCTCGACGAACCGACGGCCAGTCTCGACGTCAACCACCAGGTCGAGATCCTCCGACTCGTCAGGGAACTCGTCGGCGAGGGGCGGGCGGCCCTGGCCGCGATCCACGATCTGGAACTCGCGGCGCGCTTCTGTGACCGGCTCGCGCTGCTGTCTGACGCGGGGATCCGCGCGGTCGGCCCACCGGAGTCGGTCCTCCGCTCGGAGGTGCTCGATCCGGCCTTCGAGACGACGACGGCGACGGCGACCAACCCCGTCACCGGCACGCCGACCGTGACCGCTGGCGCTGGTGATGGGACAGTAGTCGACGGGCTCGGTGTCGACGCCCGACGTGTCCACGTCGTCGGCGGTGGCCAGGCCGGCGCACGTGCGATCGCGACGCTCCGGGACGCCGGCCACGAACCGAGCGCGGGCGTTCTCAGAGACGGCGATCTCGCACTCGAGACCGCACGATCGCTCGATGTCCCGGTCGCGACCACGCCTGCAGTCGGTCCCGCCGATCCGGACGCGATCGCGGCGGCACACGATCTGGCCGCCGACGCCGCTGTCCTCGTCTTCGCCGACGCCGACATCGGGCCGCGTCAGTGGACGCTCGATCTGGCCGAGGGCGCGCCGTCGACGGTCCTGATCGAGGCGCGGCCGCTCGCTGAACGCCTGCACGCCGGCGAGCGTGCCCGCGGGCGATACGAGCGACTCCGAGAGCGCTCGGAGACGGCGGATCTCGATGCCCTCCCCTCGGCGGTCGACACTGCCGTCGCGACAGCTGAACGGCCCGCCGACGACTGA
- the btuC gene encoding vitamin B12 ABC transporter permease BtuC, translating to MRIRYRVAVWSGLLLAALVAAVLASATIGPVELRLAVVAKAALNAVGIPTGLGVSIGTASVAGASVPWPTVDVQYAYPFAFQIAPTSELIVRSIRLPRIVLGATVGFALGGAGAVMQGFFRNPMADPSIIGVSTGAAVGAVATIAVPMAVPFGLQTAAFLGAVVTAFVVYLLATEGGRTPVATLLLAGVAVQTFLGAVVSFLLLQSGESLEEAVYWLMGNLYGAGWADVGATLPAITVLFLALVPFARDLNVLMLGEEDARTLGIPVEWTKRLLLALSSLLTAAAVAVAGVIGFVGLIVPHMMRLVVGPDHRLLLPTSALTGALFLVVTDTIARANPQELPVGIVTAALGAPFFLFLLRRREVHEL from the coding sequence ATGCGGATCCGATACCGAGTCGCCGTCTGGTCGGGGCTCTTGCTGGCGGCGTTAGTCGCTGCCGTCCTCGCCAGCGCGACGATCGGACCTGTTGAATTGCGGCTTGCTGTCGTCGCGAAGGCCGCGCTGAACGCCGTCGGGATCCCCACCGGTCTGGGCGTCTCGATCGGCACCGCCTCGGTCGCGGGCGCGTCCGTACCGTGGCCGACCGTCGACGTGCAGTACGCCTATCCGTTCGCGTTTCAGATCGCCCCGACGAGCGAGCTCATCGTTCGGTCGATCCGACTGCCTCGCATCGTCCTCGGGGCGACGGTCGGGTTCGCGCTCGGCGGGGCCGGGGCTGTCATGCAGGGCTTCTTCCGGAACCCGATGGCGGACCCCTCGATCATCGGCGTTTCGACCGGTGCGGCGGTGGGCGCGGTCGCGACGATCGCCGTCCCGATGGCCGTCCCGTTCGGGCTCCAGACGGCCGCGTTCCTCGGCGCGGTCGTGACGGCCTTCGTCGTCTACCTGCTCGCGACCGAGGGCGGCCGGACGCCGGTCGCGACGCTGTTGCTCGCGGGCGTGGCCGTCCAGACGTTCCTCGGCGCGGTCGTGTCGTTTCTGTTGCTCCAGAGCGGCGAGAGTCTCGAAGAGGCCGTCTACTGGTTGATGGGCAACCTCTACGGGGCCGGCTGGGCCGATGTGGGGGCGACGCTGCCCGCGATCACCGTCCTCTTTCTCGCGTTGGTCCCGTTCGCGCGCGATCTGAACGTGCTGATGCTCGGCGAGGAAGACGCCCGGACGCTGGGGATTCCGGTCGAGTGGACCAAGCGCCTGTTGCTGGCACTGTCGAGTCTCCTGACCGCCGCCGCGGTCGCCGTCGCCGGCGTCATCGGCTTCGTCGGGCTCATCGTCCCGCACATGATGCGGCTGGTCGTCGGGCCCGATCACCGACTGCTGTTGCCGACCAGCGCCCTCACCGGCGCGCTCTTTCTGGTCGTGACTGACACGATCGCCCGTGCGAACCCACAGGAGCTGCCCGTCGGGATCGTCACTGCCGCGCTGGGCGCACCCTTCTTCCTGTTTTTGCTCCGTCGCCGGGAGGTGCACGAACTGTGA
- a CDS encoding PGF-CTERM-anchored ABC transporter substrate-binding protein — translation MTRSRLAVVAMALLLVVSTGAVGAVAPTQSVESADGAQAHGASIAPEMDHGQVLQAQQSSCSFPVEVTDATGETVTVEEEPDRVVALGASVAQTMWAIDAESKVVGLPTGYTTAYLNGSQNRTNVLGTSMNPIVENIVDLDPDVVLAANIIDEDDVETLRENGLTVVYFEEAGSLDDVSEKTRLTGELVGSCEDADAVADEMESTIESIRESADDGENPTVYYAMGGGYTAGPDTFIGDVIATAGGDNVAAAADIQTYGEISEEVIAQENPDWIVMPEGRQLRTSAAINATTAVRNDQIIRVNANFISQPGPRVTEPFQDLSAAFNPENAPSSTTDTPGTTEAGDGFGPGFGPVAALVAIVSAGLLARRP, via the coding sequence ATGACGCGATCACGACTCGCGGTCGTCGCGATGGCGCTACTGTTGGTCGTCTCGACCGGCGCCGTCGGGGCGGTCGCACCGACCCAATCAGTCGAATCAGCGGACGGAGCACAGGCACACGGCGCGTCGATCGCGCCGGAGATGGATCACGGACAGGTCCTGCAGGCACAGCAGTCGAGTTGTTCGTTCCCGGTCGAGGTGACCGACGCGACCGGCGAGACGGTCACCGTCGAGGAGGAACCCGACCGAGTGGTCGCGCTGGGTGCGAGCGTCGCCCAGACGATGTGGGCGATCGACGCCGAATCGAAGGTCGTCGGGTTGCCGACCGGGTACACGACGGCGTATCTGAACGGCTCGCAGAACCGGACGAACGTCCTCGGGACGAGCATGAACCCAATCGTCGAGAATATCGTCGATCTCGATCCCGATGTGGTGCTGGCGGCGAACATCATCGACGAGGACGACGTCGAAACGCTCAGGGAGAACGGGTTGACAGTCGTCTACTTCGAGGAAGCGGGCTCCCTGGACGACGTGAGCGAGAAGACACGACTGACGGGCGAACTCGTCGGCTCGTGTGAAGACGCCGACGCGGTGGCCGACGAGATGGAATCGACGATCGAGTCGATCCGCGAGAGCGCCGACGACGGGGAGAACCCGACTGTCTACTACGCGATGGGCGGGGGCTACACGGCCGGTCCGGACACGTTCATCGGCGACGTGATCGCGACCGCGGGCGGGGACAACGTCGCGGCCGCGGCGGACATTCAGACGTACGGCGAGATCAGCGAGGAAGTGATCGCACAGGAGAACCCCGACTGGATCGTCATGCCGGAGGGACGGCAACTCCGGACGAGTGCCGCGATCAACGCCACGACGGCCGTCCGGAACGACCAGATCATCAGGGTGAACGCGAACTTCATCAGTCAGCCCGGACCGCGCGTGACTGAGCCGTTTCAGGATCTCTCGGCGGCGTTTAACCCCGAAAACGCCCCCAGTTCGACGACAGACACACCGGGGACGACCGAGGCCGGCGACGGCTTCGGTCCCGGCTTCGGACCGGTCGCAGCACTGGTCGCGATCGTCAGCGCCGGACTGCTCGCGCGTCGCCCCTGA
- a CDS encoding HAD family hydrolase, producing MHAGSHDAVSFDCFGTLLSVDQPDDPAAAIAESLASRGIERPDDWERAYATPHQSVEPGREQSLVAHVSAALSSRGIDPPDSAVRDAVLAAFESPVRTRDGAGEAVAAAEHVGSVGVCSNCSVPGLVERSLERSALGPDRFDAVVTSVGCGWRKPDRRAFEAVADALGTVPADLLHVGDDPETDWAAPESVLLSERSLSELAGRWRGD from the coding sequence ATGCACGCGGGGTCGCACGACGCAGTCTCGTTCGATTGCTTCGGGACGCTGCTATCGGTCGATCAGCCGGACGATCCGGCCGCCGCGATCGCCGAGTCGCTGGCGAGTCGCGGGATCGAGCGACCGGACGACTGGGAGCGCGCCTACGCGACGCCACACCAATCTGTCGAACCCGGCCGCGAACAGTCGCTGGTGGCCCACGTCAGTGCGGCGCTTTCGAGTCGCGGGATCGATCCCCCGGATTCGGCCGTGCGTGACGCCGTACTGGCGGCGTTCGAGTCGCCCGTCCGGACGCGTGACGGCGCAGGCGAGGCGGTCGCGGCCGCCGAGCACGTCGGCTCGGTTGGGGTCTGCTCGAACTGCAGCGTCCCCGGACTGGTCGAACGCTCGCTGGAGCGATCGGCGCTCGGCCCCGACCGGTTCGACGCGGTCGTGACGAGCGTCGGCTGTGGCTGGCGCAAGCCCGATCGGCGGGCGTTCGAGGCCGTCGCGGACGCGCTCGGAACCGTGCCGGCCGACCTGTTACACGTCGGTGACGATCCGGAGACCGACTGGGCCGCGCCCGAATCGGTCCTGCTTTCCGAGCGGTCGCTGTCTGAGCTGGCCGGGCGATGGAGGGGCGACTGA
- the cbiB gene encoding adenosylcobinamide-phosphate synthase CbiB, which produces MGAAAALAIGLAVGLDGLVGELPNRLHPVAYLGRLVGWTDREWRHPRLVGALAAVTIPIIAAAIAWGFVTGAGRVGWIAGALAAGFVLFVTTSLRALVETARDVIEATETDRERARERVPALIGRDPEDLSPSELRSGAVESAAENLADGLVAPLVAFVVGVSLGGVALGAAAAGWVKGVNTLDSMLGYRSKPVGWAGARLDDLVMAVPARVAAVAIALAAGRPGAVVAARRWAREPLSPNSGWPMATLAVALDVGLVKPGAYDLNSDAALPDRERGRRGVRVVTGAGVLSILAGGVIAWL; this is translated from the coding sequence ATGGGGGCGGCTGCCGCGCTAGCGATCGGACTGGCGGTCGGCCTCGACGGGCTCGTCGGCGAGTTACCCAACCGGCTGCACCCGGTCGCGTATCTCGGCCGACTCGTCGGATGGACGGATCGCGAGTGGCGCCATCCCCGGCTCGTCGGCGCGCTCGCGGCCGTGACGATCCCGATTATCGCCGCCGCGATCGCCTGGGGGTTCGTCACGGGCGCTGGGCGCGTCGGCTGGATCGCCGGCGCGCTCGCGGCCGGGTTCGTCCTGTTCGTGACGACGAGCCTGCGCGCGCTCGTCGAGACTGCCCGGGACGTGATCGAGGCGACGGAAACCGACCGCGAACGGGCCCGCGAGCGGGTGCCGGCACTGATCGGTCGCGACCCCGAGGACCTGTCGCCGTCGGAGCTCCGCAGCGGTGCCGTCGAGAGCGCCGCCGAGAACCTCGCTGACGGGCTGGTCGCGCCGCTCGTAGCGTTCGTCGTCGGCGTTTCCCTGGGCGGAGTTGCGCTCGGAGCCGCGGCCGCCGGCTGGGTCAAGGGCGTCAACACGCTCGATTCGATGCTCGGGTACCGCTCGAAGCCGGTGGGCTGGGCCGGCGCCCGCCTGGACGATCTCGTGATGGCCGTGCCCGCCCGCGTGGCCGCCGTCGCGATCGCGCTCGCGGCCGGTCGGCCCGGTGCGGTCGTGGCCGCTCGCCGGTGGGCCCGCGAGCCCCTGTCGCCGAACTCGGGGTGGCCGATGGCGACGCTGGCGGTCGCGCTCGACGTGGGGCTGGTCAAGCCCGGTGCTTACGATCTCAACTCCGATGCGGCACTGCCGGATCGCGAGCGAGGCCGACGCGGCGTACGGGTCGTCACCGGGGCGGGCGTCCTGTCGATCCTCGCGGGCGGGGTGATCGCGTGGTTGTAG
- the cobS gene encoding adenosylcobinamide-GDP ribazoletransferase produces MVVDALRGAVGFLSRLPIGQDDTAWEAFRHRPASFPLAGYPIGALAAVPLAVLSPPATAAAAFLAWTYVLTGVAHADGLTDLGDALAVHGDAAKRREVMRDTTVGVGGVLALAIVVLALALGAIGLTGTTRGWPAIVAVVVASEVGAKGAVATLVCLGTATHEGLGSALTANAGPGSLLAVVGALAPAFGLVAITPAAPVATLGALTTGAVVLWLARSTVGGVSGDVLGATNELARVVAIHAGVVAWAHW; encoded by the coding sequence GTGGTTGTAGACGCCCTCCGCGGGGCGGTGGGCTTTCTCTCGCGGCTCCCGATCGGCCAGGACGACACCGCCTGGGAGGCGTTCCGGCACCGGCCCGCGTCGTTCCCGCTCGCGGGCTACCCCATCGGCGCGCTCGCGGCGGTCCCGCTGGCCGTCCTCTCGCCGCCGGCGACCGCCGCGGCCGCGTTCCTGGCGTGGACGTACGTCCTCACGGGGGTCGCCCACGCCGACGGGCTGACCGACCTCGGTGACGCGCTGGCGGTCCACGGCGACGCCGCGAAACGGCGGGAAGTGATGCGAGACACGACCGTCGGCGTCGGCGGCGTGCTCGCGCTGGCGATCGTGGTGCTCGCGCTGGCGCTCGGCGCGATCGGACTGACCGGGACGACTCGCGGGTGGCCCGCGATCGTGGCCGTCGTCGTGGCGAGCGAAGTGGGCGCGAAGGGGGCCGTCGCGACGCTGGTCTGTCTCGGCACGGCGACCCACGAGGGACTCGGCTCGGCGCTGACTGCAAACGCGGGCCCCGGGTCACTGCTCGCCGTCGTCGGTGCGCTCGCCCCCGCGTTCGGCCTGGTCGCGATCACGCCGGCGGCACCGGTCGCGACGCTCGGCGCCCTGACGACCGGAGCGGTAGTCCTGTGGCTCGCCCGCTCGACGGTCGGCGGGGTCAGCGGCGACGTGCTCGGCGCGACCAACGAACTGGCGCGGGTCGTCGCGATACACGCGGGGGTGGTCGCGTGGGCACACTGGTGA
- a CDS encoding NTP transferase domain-containing protein, with product MCGGRGTRLDAPVEKPLYEIGGRPMVDRVLEGVRPAVGTTYAVVSPHTPETAAHVDAPTIETPGEGYVADLERALSTVEQPVLTVAADLPLLTGSIVAGVVDAHERGSLSVSVPADLKRDLGVSADTTVESESGELAPTGLNVVGDGPERRLVLADERLAVNVNRPGDARIAEELL from the coding sequence ATGTGCGGGGGCCGCGGGACGCGTCTGGACGCCCCCGTCGAGAAACCGCTCTACGAGATCGGCGGCCGACCGATGGTCGATCGGGTCCTCGAGGGCGTCAGGCCGGCCGTCGGGACGACCTACGCCGTCGTCTCGCCGCACACACCCGAGACGGCCGCCCACGTCGACGCCCCGACGATCGAAACCCCGGGCGAGGGATACGTCGCTGATCTCGAACGGGCGCTTTCGACCGTCGAACAGCCGGTACTGACAGTGGCAGCCGATCTGCCGCTGCTGACTGGTTCGATCGTGGCCGGCGTCGTCGACGCCCACGAGCGGGGCTCGCTGTCGGTGTCCGTCCCGGCCGATCTGAAGCGCGACCTCGGAGTCAGCGCCGATACGACCGTCGAGAGCGAGAGCGGGGAACTCGCTCCGACCGGCCTCAACGTCGTCGGCGACGGGCCGGAGCGGCGACTCGTGCTGGCGGACGAACGGCTGGCGGTCAACGTCAATCGACCCGGTGACGCGAGGATCGCGGAGGAGTTACTATGA
- the cobT gene encoding nicotinate mononucleotide-dependent phosphoribosyltransferase CobT, whose amino-acid sequence MTHDTNEHARAAMGLVVGTTETATIEGISAAGADPEAMAHTPAADAELIAYGDVLEAPAVPVSPSGCPTPALVTRAVRDLVGFDLVTIDAGLGVETAAPTVSLGDRAGNDIRKPTAVPDAASLWERGRRYGRRLPADRLVLAESVPGGTTTALAVSEALGVDLSVSSSLPENPIDRKRAVVTAALATSGYSPGELAGQPREALAAVGDPVLAVLAGTAAGALESETDLLLAGGTQQLAVVGLLRAAGIDQPVSVATTPFIAEDPSANVREAAERLGVEVLVTDPGFDRESGTVFERYRAGEAKEGAGMGGALATAAREDVSMERVRTRIATRYEHL is encoded by the coding sequence ATGACCCACGACACGAACGAACACGCGAGAGCAGCGATGGGACTGGTCGTCGGGACGACCGAGACGGCGACGATCGAGGGGATCAGCGCTGCCGGGGCAGATCCCGAAGCAATGGCACACACGCCCGCGGCCGACGCGGAGTTGATCGCCTACGGCGACGTGCTCGAAGCGCCGGCGGTGCCAGTCAGCCCGAGCGGCTGTCCGACCCCGGCGCTGGTTACCCGCGCCGTCCGGGACCTGGTCGGGTTCGACCTCGTGACGATCGACGCCGGTCTCGGCGTCGAAACGGCCGCTCCGACGGTCTCACTCGGAGATCGGGCGGGAAACGACATCCGCAAACCGACCGCGGTCCCCGACGCGGCCTCGCTGTGGGAGCGGGGACGACGGTACGGCCGGCGGCTCCCGGCGGATCGACTCGTGCTCGCCGAGAGCGTTCCCGGCGGCACGACGACGGCGCTCGCGGTCAGCGAGGCCCTGGGCGTCGACCTGTCGGTCTCCTCGTCGCTGCCCGAGAACCCTATCGACCGCAAACGGGCGGTCGTGACCGCGGCACTCGCGACGAGCGGCTACTCGCCGGGCGAGCTGGCGGGCCAGCCACGAGAAGCGCTGGCGGCGGTCGGCGATCCCGTGCTGGCCGTCCTCGCCGGGACTGCGGCCGGCGCGCTCGAAAGCGAGACCGACCTGCTGCTGGCCGGCGGGACCCAGCAACTCGCTGTCGTCGGTCTGCTGCGGGCGGCCGGAATAGATCAGCCGGTATCGGTCGCGACGACGCCGTTCATCGCCGAGGACCCGTCGGCGAACGTCCGGGAGGCGGCCGAGCGGCTGGGGGTGGAGGTGCTCGTGACCGACCCCGGATTCGATCGCGAGTCCGGGACCGTCTTCGAACGCTACCGCGCCGGCGAAGCCAAGGAGGGGGCCGGAATGGGCGGCGCGCTCGCGACGGCGGCCCGCGAGGACGTCTCGATGGAGCGGGTTCGAACGCGAATCGCCACACGCTACGAACACCTATGA
- a CDS encoding threonine-phosphate decarboxylase, which yields MNRETAHGVGPVTHGSSDDPDLLDFSANTNPRTPPGVDEAYETALNAATSYPPEPPSEYREAAAAYVGVAPEAVIPTPGGLAAIRMAIGLAVEPGDSALVPAPSFGEYAREVRLQGGTPAFVPPAEITESDPGDYALAVVCNPNNPTGEAIDHGALRAFARRCREGDTPLLVDEAFLGYTDRPSMAGTEGVVVARSLTKLFGLPGIRAGFAVATGSFGDAMENARRPWNLGAPALAVGSHAMRQTAFVEATRTRVERERRRMRETLDGRFDVRESATPFLLLDVGDRPVGPLVAAVRERGIAVRDATTFRGLDSHIRVAVREPEENDRLLEVLLDV from the coding sequence ATGAACCGAGAGACAGCACACGGCGTCGGGCCGGTCACCCACGGGAGCAGCGACGATCCGGACCTGCTGGATTTCAGCGCGAACACGAACCCGCGGACGCCACCCGGCGTCGACGAGGCCTACGAGACAGCACTGAACGCAGCGACGTCGTACCCCCCGGAACCGCCGAGCGAGTACCGCGAGGCCGCCGCGGCGTACGTCGGCGTCGCGCCCGAAGCGGTCATCCCGACTCCGGGCGGGCTGGCCGCGATCAGGATGGCGATCGGGCTGGCCGTCGAGCCCGGGGACAGCGCACTCGTTCCGGCCCCGAGTTTCGGCGAGTACGCCCGGGAAGTCCGACTGCAGGGCGGGACGCCGGCGTTCGTCCCGCCGGCGGAGATCACCGAATCGGATCCGGGCGATTACGCGCTGGCGGTCGTCTGCAACCCGAACAACCCGACGGGCGAGGCGATCGACCACGGAGCGCTGCGCGCGTTCGCCCGGCGGTGTCGCGAGGGCGACACGCCGTTGCTCGTCGACGAGGCGTTTCTGGGATACACCGACCGCCCGTCGATGGCCGGCACCGAGGGCGTCGTCGTCGCGCGATCGCTGACGAAGCTGTTCGGACTGCCGGGGATCAGGGCCGGCTTCGCCGTCGCGACCGGCTCGTTCGGCGACGCGATGGAAAACGCCAGACGCCCGTGGAACCTGGGTGCGCCGGCGCTGGCCGTTGGAAGCCACGCGATGAGACAGACGGCGTTCGTCGAGGCGACGCGAACGCGAGTCGAGCGCGAGCGTCGGCGGATGCGCGAGACGCTGGACGGTCGGTTCGACGTGCGCGAGTCGGCGACGCCGTTCCTGTTGCTCGACGTGGGTGACCGACCGGTCGGCCCGCTCGTCGCCGCGGTGCGCGAACGGGGCATCGCCGTCCGGGACGCCACCACGTTCCGGGGGCTGGATTCCCACATCCGGGTCGCCGTCCGCGAGCCCGAGGAAAACGACCGGCTGCTGGAGGTCCTGCTGGATGTTTGA
- a CDS encoding adenosylcobinamide amidohydrolase, translated as MFETTIREGVLQLSRPGTRWLSTGWDGGRSHGKAAYNVTVPSGWERTDLERYATDRLESAGFDADGPVLLTGVSQEHARFARHGPVVAVATVGLSNPAALAVDPDDEPADSDATTERGRAPTGTCNLFVGTTRDLAAGALANVLTVAAEAKAATLLSAVGFTGTTSDAVVAACDPAGEPAAFSGSATPVGDAVRACVRDALTASLESRYADGSPPASVADADHGIVTTTTAEVDKL; from the coding sequence ATGTTTGAAACGACAATCCGAGAGGGAGTGTTGCAGCTCTCCCGGCCGGGGACGCGCTGGCTCTCGACTGGCTGGGACGGCGGCCGCTCGCACGGTAAGGCGGCCTACAACGTGACCGTCCCCAGCGGCTGGGAGCGGACTGACCTCGAACGCTACGCGACCGATCGGCTGGAATCGGCCGGCTTCGACGCTGACGGTCCCGTCCTGCTGACCGGCGTCTCCCAGGAACACGCGCGGTTCGCCCGACACGGACCGGTCGTCGCGGTGGCCACTGTCGGGCTCTCGAACCCGGCGGCGCTGGCGGTCGATCCGGACGACGAACCGGCCGACAGTGACGCGACGACAGAGCGTGGTCGCGCGCCGACGGGGACCTGCAACCTCTTCGTGGGGACGACCCGGGATCTGGCAGCCGGAGCGCTGGCGAACGTCCTGACCGTCGCGGCGGAGGCGAAGGCGGCGACGCTCCTGTCGGCAGTCGGATTCACGGGGACGACGAGCGACGCCGTCGTCGCGGCGTGCGATCCGGCGGGTGAGCCGGCGGCGTTCTCCGGCAGCGCGACGCCCGTGGGTGACGCCGTCCGAGCCTGCGTCCGGGACGCCCTGACAGCTAGCCTCGAGTCGCGGTACGCCGACGGATCCCCGCCGGCGAGCGTCGCCGACGCCGACCACGGAATCGTCACGACGACGACAGCGGAGGTAGACAAACTATGA
- a CDS encoding FG-GAP repeat protein, translating into MCPRHCNWTANPTRASGAAYVFTRSDGTWSQQAKLTANRGDGDDKFGSSIALAGDTALIGSEGDEEPDWDNAGSAYVFTRSDGAWSQQAKLTAYDSDEGDYFGNAVELAADTTLIGAERDNDPNGENGGSAYIFDIK; encoded by the coding sequence ATCTGTCCTCGCCACTGCAACTGGACGGCGAACCCGACGCGGGCGTCCGGGGCAGCGTACGTATTCACACGCAGTGACGGCACCTGGAGCCAGCAAGCCAAACTCACCGCCAACCGCGGCGATGGTGACGACAAATTTGGGAGTTCAATCGCACTGGCAGGAGACACTGCCCTGATTGGATCCGAGGGTGACGAAGAGCCAGACTGGGATAACGCCGGATCGGCATACGTCTTCACCCGCAGTGACGGCGCCTGGAGCCAGCAAGCCAAACTCACTGCGTACGACAGTGATGAAGGCGACTACTTTGGCAACGCGGTGGAGCTGGCAGCCGATACTACATTGATTGGGGCCGAGCGCGATAATGATCCAAATGGAGAGAATGGCGGATCGGCGTATATATTCGATATCAAATAG